One stretch of Archocentrus centrarchus isolate MPI-CPG fArcCen1 chromosome 5, fArcCen1, whole genome shotgun sequence DNA includes these proteins:
- the ora1 gene encoding olfactory receptor class A-like protein 1: MDLCVTIKGVSFLLQTGMGILGNTVVLLAYAHIICTEPKLLPVDMILCHLAFANLLLLLTRCVPQTMTVFGLKDLLNDPGCKIVIYAYRISRALSVCITCMLSVFQAVTITPPGPYLSRLKPALPSLVLPTFAGLWLFNMAICIAAPFFSMAPRNGTVPAFTLNLGFCHVDFRDNLSYVINGVAVSVRDFAFVALMVGSSSYILLLLHRHSHQVRGIRRSQGGGAETRAAKTVLTLVVLYVVFFGIDNVIWIYMLTVAKVSPVVADMRVFFSSCYASLSPYFIISSNKKVKTKIVCAAEHDQPPADTQESNDK, from the coding sequence ATGGATCTGTGTGTGACCATCAAAGGGGTCTCCTTCCTCTTGCAAACAGGTATGGGCATTTTAGGGAACACTGTGGTGCTGCTGGCATACGCCCACATCATTTGCACTGAACCGAAGCTCCTTCCTGTGGACATGATCCTGTGCCACCTGGCCTTCGCCaacctgctgttgctgctgaccCGTTGTGTCCCCCAAACGATGACTGTGTTCGGGCTGAAGGACCTACTGAATGATCCCGGCTGTAAGATAGTAATCTATGCCTACCGCATCAGCCGGGCTTTGTCAGTCTGCATCACCTGCATGCTCAGTGTGTTTCAGGCAGTGACCATCACCCCCCCTGGGCCTTACTTGTCCAGGCTGAAGCCTGCGCTTCCTTCCCTGGTTCTCCCCACCTTTGCAGGGCTGTGGCTCTTCAATATGGCCATATGCATAGCAGCTCCTTTTTTCTCCATGGCTCCACGAAATGGTACTGTCCCTGCCTTCACCTTAAATCTGGGCTTCTGTCATGTGGACTTCAGAGACAACTTATCCTACGTGATTAATGGGGTGGCTGTCTCAGTGAGGGATTTTGCATTTGTTGCCCTAATGGTGGGCTCCAGCTCTtacatcctgctgcttctccacCGCCACAGCCACCAAGTGAGAGGGATCCGTCGCTCTCAGGGTGGAGGGGCAGAGACTAGAGCAGCCAAAACGGTGCTCACCCTGGTAGTCCTCTATGTGGTATTCTTTGGGATTGATAATGTGATCTGGATTTACATGCTGACGGTGGCAAAAGTGTCACCAGTGGTGGCTGATATGAGAGTGTTTTTCTCTTCGTGCTATGCCTCTCTCAGCCCCTACTTTATCATTTCCTCCAACAAAAAGGTCAAGACGAAGATCGTGTGTGCAGCTGAGCACGACCAACCACCAGCGGACACTCAAGAGTCGAATGACAAATGA
- the phtf1 gene encoding putative homeodomain transcription factor 1 isoform X2, which translates to MTMARIAWYQEKIGAYDQQVWEKSLEKADLNGLDSKPKKTGHIKPDLIDVDLVRGSTFSKAKPESPWTALTRKGLVRVLLFPFFYQWWIQVTSKSISSCILMLYIMQVAAMLLYFEVPRASASEVFGPMCLMLLLGTVHCQIVSTESSRWPSGSPAASSTTSPARRRRPRKSRGLKKSEEKKNSRDAEQLGSWQFEEPQHLFREEERRNKGKSEFGESDELSSEEEEGVQPVKTPHQERNPAAACPTAAPVSSIRKRHPKPNPITTPRPQEESGAANKVKPREVERLRPSVGSRPASDTDDTMWEELLQGPDTASTESSDSEDSGRCNTSVTVPQNAALTSDDDDESLQQAITGSQLSWLQACHPSKDRVSAIIWEQGECKKAEMSVLEISGIILTRVKLAEQGMGYLVLGGLMTATLVLLPFAFRLAQRLDMSSLTSLSVSELMEIAVGPPNTQAYAFFFITTMQRVCLIGLVFFMMCVAERTYKQRLLFAKYFSHLTSARKAKKSEIPHFRLKKVQNIKMWLSLRSFLRRRGPQRSVDVIVSTVFLLALSISFIICAQLLQSHKTFLESLINWELMVWCSSLILFLLRLATLGSETNSKYSNSSVLLTEQINLYLRMEKKPNKKEELSIVNNVLKLATKLMKELDTPFRLLGLTVNPLIYNITKVVILSAVSAVVSDLLGFNIRLWKIKP; encoded by the exons ATGACAATGGCCAGAATAGCCTGGTATCAAGAGAAG atCGGGGCCTATGATCAACAAGTTTGGGAGAAATCTCTTGAGAAAGCAGATCTAAAT GGTTTGGACAGCAAACCAAAGAAGACGGGTCACATCAAGCCAGACCTCATTGATGTTGATTTAGTCAGAG GATCCACCTTTAGCAAAGCTAAACCAGAGAGTCCATGGACGGCTCTGACTCGAAAGGGTCTGGTCAGAGTGCTGCTGTTCCCATTTTTCTACCAGTGGTGGATCCAGGTGACCTCTAAGTCCATCTCCTCATGTATCCTCATGCTCTACATTATGCAAG TGGCAGCGATGCTGCTGTACTTTGAGGTCCCTAGGGCAAGTGCCAGCGAGGTGTTTGGACCCATGtgtctgatgctgctgctgggtACCGTGCACTGCCAGATTGTGTCGACTGAGTCCAGCCGGTGGCCCTCAGGCAGTCCAGCTGCCAGCAGCACCACCAGCCCAGCGCGCAGGAGGAG GCCAAGAAAGAGCAGAGGGTTGAAGAAatctgaagaaaagaaaaacagccggGACGCAGAGCAGCTGGGCTCCTGGCAGTTTGAGGAACCCCAGCATTTAttcagagaagaggagaggagg AACAAAGGAAAGTCAGAGTTTGGGGAATCTGATGAGCTCTccagtgaggaagaggaaggagtACAACCAGTGAAAACACCTCATCAGGAAAGAAACCCCGCCGCAGCCTGTCCAACTGCTGCACCAGTGTCTTCTATTCGGAAAAGACACCCAAAGCCTAACCCCATAACTACACCGAGGCCTCAG GAAGAGAGTGGAGCTGCCAACAAAGTGAAGCCTCGTGAGGTGGAGCGTCTCAGGCCAAGCGTGGGCTCACGTCCTGCCTCCGACACCGACGACACGATGTGGGAGGAGCTTCTCCAAGGCCCTGATACTGCCTCCACAGAGAGCAGTGACAGTGAGGATAGTGGGAGATGCAACACCAGCGTGACCGTCCCACAAAACGCCGCCCTGACCAGCGATGACGATGATGAAAGCCTACAACAAGCAATCACTGGA AGCCAGCTGTCTTGGCTGCAGGCGTGTCACCCGTCCAAGGACCGTGTCAGTGCCATCATATGGGAGCAGGGCGAGTGTAAGAAAGCAGAAATGTCTGTGTTGGAGATCAGCGGGATCATCCTCACACGG GTGAAGTTAGCGGAGCAGGGCATGGGCTATCTTGTGCTCGGCGGGCTTATGACTGCCACTCTGGTGCTGCTCCCCTTTGCCTTCCGCTTGGCTCAGCGTCTGGACATGTCGAGCCTCACCTCCCTGTCCGTGTCAGAGCTGATGGAAATAGCAGTTGGGCCACCAAATACACAGGCCTATGCCTTTTTCTTCATCACAACAATGCAAAGAGTCTGCCTCATAGGACTGGTCTTCTTCATGATGTGTGTGGCTGAGAGAACATACAAACAG AGACTTTTATTTGCCAAGTACTTCAGCCACCTCACTTCAGCTCGCAAGGCCAAGAAATCTGAGATTCCCCATTTCAGGCTGAAGAAAGTGCAGAATATAAAGATGTGGCTGTCCCTACGATCTTTTCTCCGG AGACGAGGGCCGCAGCGCTCCGTTGACGTCATTGTCTCCACTGTTTTCCTTTTAGCGCTTTCCATTTCATTCATCATTTGCGCTCAG CTTCTGCAAAGCCACAAGACATTCCTAGAGTCTCTCATAAACTGGGAGCTCATGGTGTGGTGCTCCTCCCTCATCCTTTTTCTGCTAAGGCTTGCCACGCTGGGTTCAGAGACCAACTCCAAGTATAGTAACTCCTCAGTGCTGCTTACTGAGCAG ATCAATTTGTATCTCAGGATGGAGAAAAAGCCCAATAAGAAAGAAGAACTCAGTATTGTGAATAATGTTTTGAAACTGGCTACAAAACTAATGAAG GAGCTCGATACTCCATTCAGACTGCTGGGTCTCACAGTGAACCCTCTGATCTATAACATCACCAAAGTTGTCAttctctctgctgtgtctgctgtGGTCAGTGACCTGCTTGGTTTCAACATCAGA CTGTGGAAAATCAAACCTTAA
- the phtf1 gene encoding putative homeodomain transcription factor 1 isoform X1 gives MTMARIAWYQEKIGAYDQQVWEKSLEKADLNGLDSKPKKTGHIKPDLIDVDLVRGSTFSKAKPESPWTALTRKGLVRVLLFPFFYQWWIQVTSKSISSCILMLYIMQVAAMLLYFEVPRASASEVFGPMCLMLLLGTVHCQIVSTESSRWPSGSPAASSTTSPARRRRPRKSRGLKKSEEKKNSRDAEQLGSWQFEEPQHLFREEERRQNKGKSEFGESDELSSEEEEGVQPVKTPHQERNPAAACPTAAPVSSIRKRHPKPNPITTPRPQEESGAANKVKPREVERLRPSVGSRPASDTDDTMWEELLQGPDTASTESSDSEDSGRCNTSVTVPQNAALTSDDDDESLQQAITGSQLSWLQACHPSKDRVSAIIWEQGECKKAEMSVLEISGIILTRVKLAEQGMGYLVLGGLMTATLVLLPFAFRLAQRLDMSSLTSLSVSELMEIAVGPPNTQAYAFFFITTMQRVCLIGLVFFMMCVAERTYKQRLLFAKYFSHLTSARKAKKSEIPHFRLKKVQNIKMWLSLRSFLRRRGPQRSVDVIVSTVFLLALSISFIICAQLLQSHKTFLESLINWELMVWCSSLILFLLRLATLGSETNSKYSNSSVLLTEQINLYLRMEKKPNKKEELSIVNNVLKLATKLMKELDTPFRLLGLTVNPLIYNITKVVILSAVSAVVSDLLGFNIRLWKIKP, from the exons ATGACAATGGCCAGAATAGCCTGGTATCAAGAGAAG atCGGGGCCTATGATCAACAAGTTTGGGAGAAATCTCTTGAGAAAGCAGATCTAAAT GGTTTGGACAGCAAACCAAAGAAGACGGGTCACATCAAGCCAGACCTCATTGATGTTGATTTAGTCAGAG GATCCACCTTTAGCAAAGCTAAACCAGAGAGTCCATGGACGGCTCTGACTCGAAAGGGTCTGGTCAGAGTGCTGCTGTTCCCATTTTTCTACCAGTGGTGGATCCAGGTGACCTCTAAGTCCATCTCCTCATGTATCCTCATGCTCTACATTATGCAAG TGGCAGCGATGCTGCTGTACTTTGAGGTCCCTAGGGCAAGTGCCAGCGAGGTGTTTGGACCCATGtgtctgatgctgctgctgggtACCGTGCACTGCCAGATTGTGTCGACTGAGTCCAGCCGGTGGCCCTCAGGCAGTCCAGCTGCCAGCAGCACCACCAGCCCAGCGCGCAGGAGGAG GCCAAGAAAGAGCAGAGGGTTGAAGAAatctgaagaaaagaaaaacagccggGACGCAGAGCAGCTGGGCTCCTGGCAGTTTGAGGAACCCCAGCATTTAttcagagaagaggagaggagg CAGAACAAAGGAAAGTCAGAGTTTGGGGAATCTGATGAGCTCTccagtgaggaagaggaaggagtACAACCAGTGAAAACACCTCATCAGGAAAGAAACCCCGCCGCAGCCTGTCCAACTGCTGCACCAGTGTCTTCTATTCGGAAAAGACACCCAAAGCCTAACCCCATAACTACACCGAGGCCTCAG GAAGAGAGTGGAGCTGCCAACAAAGTGAAGCCTCGTGAGGTGGAGCGTCTCAGGCCAAGCGTGGGCTCACGTCCTGCCTCCGACACCGACGACACGATGTGGGAGGAGCTTCTCCAAGGCCCTGATACTGCCTCCACAGAGAGCAGTGACAGTGAGGATAGTGGGAGATGCAACACCAGCGTGACCGTCCCACAAAACGCCGCCCTGACCAGCGATGACGATGATGAAAGCCTACAACAAGCAATCACTGGA AGCCAGCTGTCTTGGCTGCAGGCGTGTCACCCGTCCAAGGACCGTGTCAGTGCCATCATATGGGAGCAGGGCGAGTGTAAGAAAGCAGAAATGTCTGTGTTGGAGATCAGCGGGATCATCCTCACACGG GTGAAGTTAGCGGAGCAGGGCATGGGCTATCTTGTGCTCGGCGGGCTTATGACTGCCACTCTGGTGCTGCTCCCCTTTGCCTTCCGCTTGGCTCAGCGTCTGGACATGTCGAGCCTCACCTCCCTGTCCGTGTCAGAGCTGATGGAAATAGCAGTTGGGCCACCAAATACACAGGCCTATGCCTTTTTCTTCATCACAACAATGCAAAGAGTCTGCCTCATAGGACTGGTCTTCTTCATGATGTGTGTGGCTGAGAGAACATACAAACAG AGACTTTTATTTGCCAAGTACTTCAGCCACCTCACTTCAGCTCGCAAGGCCAAGAAATCTGAGATTCCCCATTTCAGGCTGAAGAAAGTGCAGAATATAAAGATGTGGCTGTCCCTACGATCTTTTCTCCGG AGACGAGGGCCGCAGCGCTCCGTTGACGTCATTGTCTCCACTGTTTTCCTTTTAGCGCTTTCCATTTCATTCATCATTTGCGCTCAG CTTCTGCAAAGCCACAAGACATTCCTAGAGTCTCTCATAAACTGGGAGCTCATGGTGTGGTGCTCCTCCCTCATCCTTTTTCTGCTAAGGCTTGCCACGCTGGGTTCAGAGACCAACTCCAAGTATAGTAACTCCTCAGTGCTGCTTACTGAGCAG ATCAATTTGTATCTCAGGATGGAGAAAAAGCCCAATAAGAAAGAAGAACTCAGTATTGTGAATAATGTTTTGAAACTGGCTACAAAACTAATGAAG GAGCTCGATACTCCATTCAGACTGCTGGGTCTCACAGTGAACCCTCTGATCTATAACATCACCAAAGTTGTCAttctctctgctgtgtctgctgtGGTCAGTGACCTGCTTGGTTTCAACATCAGA CTGTGGAAAATCAAACCTTAA